A stretch of the Papaver somniferum cultivar HN1 chromosome 6, ASM357369v1, whole genome shotgun sequence genome encodes the following:
- the LOC113286559 gene encoding kinetochore-associated protein KNL-2 homolog has product MWKTSWRHESSKSTSEGGKLKSKGCSYGSVEILKNAPASLSSDVKEKADPYEASVAVPVDILSTKRKVGHPKKKGKKSRAIPGSSGCGVVQVHVDLISHGSEGNLERSKPEAPVVTVEDSSLQRLPEANVSCSIEVGLDTFKLAPPLRKVSATRTSSGLKITVGKGNRASKCSNENVSSISGPLWKISRHRKRAKEVMSSSKGRIKILANDLKDEQPTDYKIHLRTPGSKTVKKEVSPLPSSKSKKKNQFSSGQEGPYFNPERSRSGSLLIPPLEFWRNQHVLYDKVVNLSHRKQKENCYDALT; this is encoded by the exons ATGTGGAAAACTAGTTGGAGACACGAGAGTTCAAAGAGCACCAGTGAAGGTGGCAAGTTGAAAAGCAAAGGTTGCAGCTATGGTTCTGTTGAAATTTTAAAAAATGCTCCAGCATCTTTAAGTTCTGATGTGAAAGAAAAGGCTGATCCGTATGAGGCTAGTGTTGCAGTACCAGTGGACATCCTGAGTACAAAACGTAAAGTAGGTCACccaaagaagaaaggaaaaaaatctcGTGCTATTCCTGGGTCTTCAGGCTGTGGGGTTGTACAAGTTCATGTGGATCTAATAAGTCATGGCTCTGAAGGAAATTTGGAGAGGTCTAAGCCAGAAGCACCAGTTGTTACCGTAGAGGACTCTTCTCTGCAGAGACTTCCCGAAGCTAATGTTAGTTGCTCAATTGAAGTGGGTTTGGATACCTTCAAACTTGCTCCGCCTCTGCGTAAAGTTTCTGCAACAAGAACTAGCAGTGGGTTGAAGATTACAGTAGGCAAAGGGAATAGAGCATCGAAATGTTCCAATGAGAATGTCAGTAGTATCTCTGGTCCATTATGGAAGATTTCGAGACACCGAAAAAG GGCAAAGGAAGTTATGAGTTCATCTAAAGGCAGAATCAAAATACTGGCAAACGATTTGAAGGATGAACAACCTACCGACTATAAGATTCACCTGCGGACTCCGGGAAGTAAAACGGTGAAGAAAGAA GTATCTCCACTGCCTTCTTCCAAGAGTAAAAAGAAGAACCAATTTTCAAGTGGCCAAGAAGGTCCTTATTTTAATCCCGAACGGTCTAGATCTG GAAGTCTACTTATACCTCCATTAGAGTTTTGGcgaaaccaacatgtcctgtatGATAAG GTAGTAAATCTGAGCCACCGAAAGCAAAAAGAAAACTGTTATGATGCTTTGACATAG